Within the Populus trichocarpa isolate Nisqually-1 chromosome 14, P.trichocarpa_v4.1, whole genome shotgun sequence genome, the region TATTGTGAACTAGTGCTTTTCTTTGGTAAAGAAAGGCAGTGATATAGTTTTCACTTGCTGTGTGGGATAAGACAGGTACCTCGAAGGAGCGTGGACAAGAACTGTTTACATTGACTGAATGGAGCTATAATCCAAGGGCCGGGATCTTCTGCTTCAGGCACGTGAGATGCACAGAGTCATTCAATGGATCGATAATACAGAGAGCGACAGCCTCATGAAATTCAGGTACGTATTAGCATCTTTCATTTATGACTCGCCACCCTTATCTTATATTACtgtatttcatatttatttattttaatggctTCCACACCAATATAAGCATGGTGGGAGTTGTGGCTCAAAGCTTATGAGTCCAGATTTATCAACCTTCAACCACCTGCCCCACCCCTCTCTTTGCCCCTTAATTCTCCAGGATCAACTGCATAAAAACAAAACGGAACCAGAATAAATCAGAAACACACGCACACATGGAAGGTATCTCTGCTAGCATGTACACGAAGATGAAAGGGTACTGGAGTAGGAGAGGGTACGAGAGGATAAACGGGTCGGGTCGGATTCGTAGGAAGCGGCCGGTGGAGCTAGGCTCGGGTAGCTCGACTTCAAGGGGGAGGGGGTTTAGTTTGCGGATCAAGATCAAGCCGAAGCTTAAAATCCTCAAAATGTCTTCTCCGAGGAAGTTCTTTGTTTGGCTGCGGGATGCCTACGTGAAGATGATGCTTGGGCTTGCTAATTCCAGGGCAATAGGTACTTCAGGGTACGGTGACGCGTTTGGTGCACGCCGCCCAATCAAGGAGTATGATGAGAAGATGATCGTTCAGATCTACAAGTCGTTGGTGATGACACAGGGCCAGTTGGTGCCACACGACGCAGCCAGGTTTGGCTCCATGTCTAAACTTACTGCTATTTCGGAATAGCTGGCAGTggaggttttttgttttgtttttttttttttttctttttaatggtcAAATAAATCAACCCATAAACTCCCAGAGGAAAGAGGGAAAAGATTATTTTCGGGTTTATAATATAATGTCCTTGTAATTGCAACAAGTAGATTAATTCTTCAGGTGGCAATAAACCTAGTTTTTTAGTCACCCCTCACTCACGAAAGAGgagattttatatttcttacttttttaCTAATGGTTAGAGGGATCAGCCATTTTTCATGATGGTTGTATAATTAGtgaataaaaagatgaaataaacaTATTGTGCAAGTCAGGCGCATCAAACCCACTTTCTTGATATAGACCAGCTATCAATATTAAATGGCTTTGCTGCTTAGTGGTCCTCGACAGGAGAGTGACCACCGAGCAGCAAAGCCATTTAATATTGATAGCTGGTCTACATCTTGTTTACATACGCgaccaaaataataatgaaacaTGAAAATTGTTTAaggaaaaaccaaaataaaattgaccatTTGACGTGTCGCAAAATGGCTGTCAGAAATCTTGAAGATGGGAACCAGACATGTGCAGTGCACCGGTAAGGCGACTCCTGCCGGTGGCTTAGCTTACAGAGAGGAGGGCAATCTCTAAAGCCAAAGGATACAAGATTCATAGTCATGATGGCTTAAAAATATTTGAGCAGAATAAGAAATATTAAGAATTTATAGCTGTTAAATGAGAATATCCAGGAATAATTCTATAGCATTGAagattaatgtttaattaatggGTTTCAAGAAATTATTAAGAATACATACCAAGAACTCGAAGCCCCATGATCCGGTAATCTTAAAGGATGCTTCATTTCAAGAACATGCAGGCTAGCTAGCTGGGGTGATCACACTGGTTAGGACGGAAGCAAATATTATTTCAACATTTGCATCTAAATTAGTTCCCACTTGCACTCTCTTCTCCCAAAAAAACATTGtccattaaaatattatttcaattttgggTATATACATGCCGACACAGATTCTTAATTTCCACGCTGGTTCCATTGCCCACGAAATTATGGTATTTTAATACACTCGCATTTTAACTCTATATACAAACCCGTCCAATTTGGACCAAACTATTTGATAGGAACTGGTAATTAACTAACGAACTAAATACCAAGATGCTTTTTTATTGATCTGACCAAATACCACACCGAAAAGGTTAAGAAAGACAAATTGCAATGGGATTGCTTTGTTGTCtctatgtttttcattttttcctcaGCTGTCTCGAGTTCATTGGGTAGTCATCGTAATGCATAAGTGATGGCTGCAGCTCACCCATCGGTCTCGGAAAATTTTCTTGCACGACTGCAGAGGACCCTTTTCTgtataatatcatatattatgCAAATCAGCAAATGCTCTTTAGCCATTAAAAAATTAGGTCGATGTGAATTAGAATTGGGATTCACCAGCCATCCTCTTTAGCCATCACATGTACAAAGTTACCAATGGTTTGCCGGGTTCAAGTTTAGGCCCGGCGGTTTGTTAGGGTATAGATGAAAAGTTGTATACTTGTATCTATTAAAACTTTGCTTGAAATAGAATTGTGTGCtttaaaatttagaaagttgtatcttttgttttaaaagttagGTTAAAATTAACTCTTTGaatagcatataaaaagagaCAATTCTGACATGgtttttacaatgaaaaaaatttttaatctttctaaaactttttttaaaatatttattcgaTCGAAATTCTCACAAAAAATAACGTATAAGTTTTGGTTCGATATTTATTCTTGGTTGTgctaccaaaaataaaatattaaataagcttgaataataatatattaagtaaGCTTGAATAATAATATTGCAATCACACTGCTAGCTAGTAAAGAGCAatcaataaattgttttaagacTAGTGGGTTGGTGCTGCTTCAATTTACTTCTCcaagtttattttctatcaacaagtattgtaaattaatttatctttcggTTGTTGATTTATAGACACATTTTATGTTTGGAAGAAATCAGATCATAAGAGATGAACT harbors:
- the LOC7491278 gene encoding uncharacterized protein LOC7491278 — protein: MEGISASMYTKMKGYWSRRGYERINGSGRIRRKRPVELGSGSSTSRGRGFSLRIKIKPKLKILKMSSPRKFFVWLRDAYVKMMLGLANSRAIGTSGYGDAFGARRPIKEYDEKMIVQIYKSLVMTQGQLVPHDAARFGSMSKLTAISE